ATCGTGATTCTCAGCACAGCTGGCAACCCGGAAGAAGCTTCCCGAATAGCGGAAAAGCTGGTCAGCGATCACCTCGTGGCTTGCGTGAACATTGTTCCGGGGATTCAATCGATCTACTGGTGGAATAACGGCGTGCAGAAAGATCAGGAAGTTTTAATGGTGATGAAAACGGAAAAATCCCGGTATCGGGACGTCGAGCTCGCGATAAAGTCATTGCACAGCTACGAAGTTCCAGAAATCATCAGCTTACCACTGGAGAATGGTTCTGAGGGGTATTTGAAATGGATAGAAAATACGCTCAAGTCCTAGTTCTTGTCGCGACAATTGTTATCGTCTCTTCCGTTCGGGCGGAATATTCCTCCTCACCGGAAGAGACAATGAAAAAAATTGTTGCCAGGGCGCAGCAGAATGAAGAACTCTCGGAAGAAATCGGCTTTCATCAAATTACTGTGACCAGAAAAATGAAGGACGGAAAAGTCGCGAGCGAGAATACTCGAATCCATCGCCTCACCTGGCTCCAAAATAAACCCTACATGGAACTGATAAAAGTGGATGGTCACGACTTGAACGCGAAAGAAAAGAAAGAGGAAGCAGAAAGAAAAGCAAAATTCCTGAAATCGCTCCGCAAAAAAGAGGATGACGAAGATTCGGTCACCTGGAACGATCTCTATTCGAAGTACGATTTTCAATTGTTGCCCGCCGATTCGATTGGGCACTATGTCTTTTCCTTTAAACCGAAACCGGGAAAGCTGCGCGAGCGTTCGAAATCAGAAAAAGTACTGAATCATGTGAAAGGAACTCTGTGGGCGGATGAGGATTTTAATATTGTCCGCGCGGAGGCAAAACTGCTGGATAACGTACGGTTTGGATTGGGGATACTGGGGAACCTGGAAAAATTTGAATTGAAGTTTGAACAGCAGGACTTTGAAAACATCAGTGTACCTTCCACATTCTATGTTCATTTCAAAGCTCGCGTCGCGCTGCTGAAAACGGAAGAGCGCCAGATTCAAGCAAACTATAAGGACTTCTTCCGCCGCCAGAGATAATTCTCAATCGTGAAAGTCGACTGGCGAGAGACCACCGGTTACATTCTGATTATTCTTGCATCCTGTTTCTTTGGAGGATCGGCGAGTCTTGGAAAAACGCTGATGAATAGCGGACTCTCCACTATCATGCTGATGGAGATTCGTTCGGTGATCACAAGCGTTGTGTTATTGCCAGCGCTGCTCCTCTTCGGACGCAAACATCTTGTTGTGGATCGTAAAGACTGGGTGCTGTTTCTGCTTCTTGGAATTCCGGGAATAGCGCTGGTAAACGCTTCCTACTATTTTGCGGTCAAGACCCTTACGGTGGCGCTTGCTGTTTTTCTTCAATTCACAGCGCCGGTCCTGGTATTCCTGTATGGTTGGATGACTCGAAAGGAGAAGGTTACGCAGGCCAGGGTTTTGGCTTTACTTCTCTCTCTCCTGGGCACGTTCTTCATGGTGAGGCTCCACAGCAGCGATTCGATGAATGTTTCCGGGATCGGTGTCGCCAGCGCATTCGTTTCTACCCTGTCGTTCGCATTCTATGTGATTCTTTCACATAGCCTTGGGAAGCGATATTCATCCTGGACCATTACATTCTGCGGCTATCTGGTCGCTTGCCTTTTCTGGTTTACCATTCAGAATCCAGTTGAAACTGTGTCCACACTTTCCAGGAATCACCTCTGGAAAGGGGCGATTCTGTTCAGTCTTTTTTCGACACTCATTCCCTTCACACTATTCTTGAGTGGTTTGAGGAGAGTCACACCTACAGGTGGAACCATTGCGTCTACTACCGAAACAATTACCGCATCTGTTTTTGCCTACCTGTTTCTGGGTGAAGGCTTGACGGTGGGCCAGTTGTTTGGCGGCGTGCTGATTTTCTCAGCGATCATCATTATTGCCTACAGGAAAGCGGAAGCTGCTCAGGAGCTTTCGTTGACGACGTGAATACTGTATGTTAAGTTGGTAAACCATGAACACAGGGTTTGGGGATAACGATTGGGCAGTCATCCTCGGCGCATCGAGCGGGTTTGGCGAGGCTACTGCACTGGAACTGGCAAAGTCCGGGCTCCATATTTGCGGCATCCATTTGGATCGCCGGTCAACCTTGCCACACGTACAGGAAATCGTCCAGGCAATTGAATCCAGCGGCAGAAAAGCGCTCTTCATCAATATGAATGCTGCAGATGAAGAGAAACGCCGTGAGGCGATCGGAAATCTCAAGGCTCAGGCCGGAGATGGATTCGTTCGCGTTCTACTCCATTCGTTGGCTTTCGGCACCTTGAAGCCGATGATCACCGCTACGGATGAAGAGCAGATTAACCAGTCGCAAATGAATATGACTCTCGATGTGATGGCTCATTCGCTGATTTACTGGACGCAGGACCTGAACAGGAACGGTTTGATTCGTAATGGATCGCGCATTTTTGCTATGACCAGTCTCGGAAGTCAACTCGCAACAAAGTCTTACGGCGCTGTTTCCGCCGCCAAATCGGCGCTTGAATCACACGTCAGGCAACTGGCTTTGGAACTGTCTTCCAGCGGCGCAACGGTGAACGCCATCAGGGCAGGCGTCACAAACACTCCCAGTTTGCAAAAGATTCCGGGACATGAAAAACTCATCGAAGCCGCGCTGAAGAAGAATCCTGCGGGCAGACTCACGACTCCTGAAGACGTTGCAAAAACAATTGCGGTCCTTTCACACCCCAATACCTACTGGATGACCGGAAATACGATCAATGTTGATGGTGGCGAAATGATCGTAGGTACGAAATAACAGTTTCTGGGCACTTTTCATTCACAGGAGGGAACCATGGATTCCTTGCCGCGCATAGACCCGACAAAAACGTGCTCGCAATGTTTAAAAAGTTTTCCGCCGCAAGATCTTCTTGAATACAGCGGAGCTCTCATTTGCGCTTCCTGCAAACCGTCCTTCTTTCAAACTCTGCGGGAAACAGGTCAGATCGAAGGCACTTTAAAACAAGGAAACGTGCCGCTCTTTTTCCCAGTTTCAAAGGCGAAGCTGATTGTTCTGTCGTTATGCACGTTTGGAATTTATGAGATCTACTGGTTCTACAAACATTGGAGCTTAATCAAAGAACGGGAGCGAAGCGACATCAAGCCTTTCTGGCGATCGATTTTTGCCATCTTTTTTTGCAATCAGCTGTTTCGGTCAGTGAAAGAATCCGCAGAATCGAATGGGATCGCTTGTTCCTGGAAGCCGATCACGATCTCGATCTTCTTTATCTTGCTGGCCATCACATGGAGACTTCCCGATCCTTTCTGGCTCATCACTTTTTTCAGTTTTCTCCCTCTGATTCCGGTGCAAACGACCATCAATGAAATCAACGCAAAGGTTGCTCCGCTGGCAGATAAGAACGAAAGGTTTACAGGCAAGAACATCCTGGTGATCGTTATCGGTTTCCTCTGGTTGGTGCTGGTGATCATCGGCACATTCATGCCGCAGTAATGATTTTTCTTCGCGTCTTTGTGCCTTCGCGTTGAAGATTCTACCAATCTACTTTACGGCCATCGCGAAAAAAGACGCCGCTTGGACCACTGTCCGGCAATAAAACCGCTTGCAGAATTGCGCGTGCTCCTTCTTCAGGCGTGCGATGAGCCATCGGACCGCCCATGCTTGTGCGTACCCAGCCCGGGTCAACCGAGTTCACCAGAACACCCGTGCCGCGCAATGCTTCTGCCAAACATATCGTGAAACCGTTGAGCGCCAGTTTTGTTACGCGATAGGCGACTGAATCGGCGCCCAAACCACGGCTGATTGCGCCCATTCCCGATGTCACATTTACGATCCGTCCCCAATTCCTCTGCTGCATTCCCTCCGCTAGATTCCTGGCAAGAAGCATCGGCCCGAGCAGATTTGTTCGAACCACGTTTTCTACTTCCGTATCACTCAAGGAAAATAGGCTTCCACGATCCAGCACAGCCGCATTGTTGATCAGGATGTCGACTCCCGTTTCGAGAAGTTTGTCCAAAGCAGACCGGATTGAATCTGAATCAGATGTATCGATCGAAACGAGAGCAACATCGTACCCTTCGGATAGTAAAGCATCCAGTTGGTCTTTTCCGCCACGCCGAACACCCAAAAACACTTTTGCGCCCTCTGCGCCCAGCTGGCGGCATACTTCCAAACCTATCCCGCGATTTGCTCCTGTAACAAAAGCTGTTCTTCGTGAAAGTCGCATACCCTGAATTTAAGGCAAACGAACCAGGACGCAACGGAGCCTTTTCTTACACTCGCTCCGTGTTACAATGACGCGACTCATGAGCAGAAAACGAGTTCTTTTCGGGTTTCTTCTGGCATCGTTCTTTCTCTACATCTTTTTGAGAAACATCAATCTGGGCGAACTATGGAACACGATCCGAAAAGGAGATCCTTACTGGTTGCTGCTTTCCGGTTTTCTCGCATTCTTTAACTATTTTGTGCGCGCAGTTCGCTGGCGCTTCTTTTTTGATCCGATCAAAAAAACCAGTCTGAATAATCTTTTCAGAACGACCATCATTGGCTTTGCAGTCAGCACGATTTTCCCTGCAAAAATTGGAGAAGTCGTTAGACCCTATCTGCTGGGAAGCAAAGAAAACATCAGCAAATCGACAGCCATGGCCACCATTGTTGTGGAACGCGTGTTTGATTCTGCTTCTATCCTGTTCCTCTTAATGATTTATCTCGTATTCCTGGTACGGACAGAGCAACTGAGTCCTCAAGCTCAGTCTTCATTGTCGGAGCTCAACCGCGCGGGGCTTCTTCTTTTTGCAGCGATTTTGGGACTCGTTCTATTTCTCTATTACTTGAAAACAAAACCAGTTTTGGTGAGAAAGATGATCGGGAAAATTGAGAAATTCCTGCCCGCGAAAATCGCTCACTCCATTGATGATATCCTGGATTCTTTTGTTCAAGGACTGTCGATCCTGCATGATCCGAAGATTTTGTGGAAGATCAGTTACTACTCGATCTTTTTCTGGGTCCTGATTTGCGCCGGCTTTTGGGCAGGAGTGCGAGCGTACGTCCCGGGTTTTGCATTTTTCAGCACTTTCTTGATCATGACACTTCTTGCCCTTGGTGTTGCGGTCCCTACTCCGGGCGGAATCGGAAGTTATCATCTTGCGTGCCAGCTCGGGTTAACGCGGTTTTTTAATGTCCCGGAAGCTCAAGCAAGCGCCGTCGCCCTCGTTTCCCATGCGCTTGCTTTTATTCCGATGACGATTTTAGGACTGACCTTCCTGTGGCAAGAAGGTCTCAGCGCGGGCAAGATACAGAAGATCGCGGAAAAAGTACCCGAAGCAACCGAACCGTCAGCTACGTCCGATCAGACCGTGCAACCCGGATGATGCAAACTACGATTTCTTTGACCCGGCGACCAGCAAAATAATTCCACCGATCAATGAAATCGCGCCGAGAACGGGAGGCAGAGGAATTGTCTTTTTCTCTTCAGCGGTCGCCTCAATCGGCCCAAGATCGATTACCTTTTCCTTTTTGGTATATGTGATACCACCAAAAACCAACGCCACGATTCCAAGGATTATCAGGATGATCCCAATCGTTTTCACCATTTGCCCATTTTAGCGCAAACTGGCGAGTAATATGCAATCAGTCCTCGGCATCAAGCAGGGTTCCGCCCAAATATTCCTTTGTTTCGGCAAACGGTCCATCAGTAATGGACAGCTTGCGATTCCAGGGCCGTAAAAGAATGGCAGTGCGAGCTCTCCGAACCCTCTCCTTCTCAGTCACGTTGTTCGGAAATATTTCATCGAATGCGAAACAGTCTCTTATATACGCAGCAAGTTTGTTATGAGACATAAATGACAAGCTAAATCCACTGGCTGGATTGGACAATGACTTTGTCACGAGCGGCGCGGCAAGACGCACAAGTGTGAGATAGCGAGGGATCAGCGGAGGGCGCCTAACAGGCTCCGATCCTTCAGGTATTGTAGTATCTTGATTTTTGTCTTCTTGAAGTTCCATGGGTATAATTTGAAAATGAGTGCTGATACCCCTGGGGAGGGGTCAGGACGAAATTCCCAGACCTCGGAGTTACCGTTGCCAGGCGAGGAACCGCTAAAGGCTCCCGCATTCCTTTTCATCAATGGATGTGAATCATCCCGATGTGACCTGCATCGCCTTGTGAATATATTTTCTAAGCACTATCCCTGCGACGTTCTTACGCTAAATAGAGAAAACTCGCAAGATTCGAAATTATCAGCCTCTAAATTTAAAGAATGGCAAGACCAGGTTGTTCAAAAATATAACGACTTGAAGAAGAAGTCTTCTATCGTTTATCTTGTCGGCTTCTGTGCAGGCGGCATGTTGGCGCTGGATCTGGCAGCCAACGTGGATGTTGGTGGCGTGCTCTCCATCAGCACGTTCTTCCGTCCGAGGCGATATCGCCGCCACAGGATTAGCTCCGAATTCGCTAAAATAACAGACCTCGTGTCGGTTAATTTCCAACAAATCAAATGTCCTGTTCTCCTTTTACATTCCTGCGACGACAAAGAGGCGGTCTATGACTCCGTCGCGGAAATGGTCAAGGTTGGCGTAAACACAAAATCACTGCTTGTAACCTTTTTTGGGCTCGATCACTTTCTTCCATTCCACATACCTCCTGACGCGATTTGCAATCTAGCGTTGAAATTCTTTGGGCTGACGGATCAAAAAACAAATCTAAATGAATCGATGCCAGCCGTGTTTTGCGAACAGCTTAAGATTCGAAACGACGAGTCGCGCCACTGGTCCGGAATTCTATTTAGTTTGGTTGTTGGTTTCTACGCGGTTATGGGCGTGCTACTCTACCATACTTTGCCTGATGTTCTAAAACGGACATCGGAAGCCCCCTATTATCTTATCTCCTACTCCCTAGTGACGTCGCTCTACATTAAATTGAGTACCTTATATTTCTTCTACCTAAATCGTGTCGATTCCTATATCAAATATCACCTGGAACCGTACATTATGGGCATCGGGTGGACTGCATTTCGCACAAACCGATGGGCTTCTGGAACAGCTTCTCACATCATGACGCCTCTCGTTACATACTCAGAAGCGTCCTTGACGTTCTTGATCTCATTAACCCTCCTCATCTATACATCCGTTTCC
Above is a genomic segment from bacterium containing:
- a CDS encoding SDR family oxidoreductase, with the translated sequence MNTGFGDNDWAVILGASSGFGEATALELAKSGLHICGIHLDRRSTLPHVQEIVQAIESSGRKALFINMNAADEEKRREAIGNLKAQAGDGFVRVLLHSLAFGTLKPMITATDEEQINQSQMNMTLDVMAHSLIYWTQDLNRNGLIRNGSRIFAMTSLGSQLATKSYGAVSAAKSALESHVRQLALELSSSGATVNAIRAGVTNTPSLQKIPGHEKLIEAALKKNPAGRLTTPEDVAKTIAVLSHPNTYWMTGNTINVDGGEMIVGTK
- a CDS encoding DUF3185 domain-containing protein, producing the protein MKTIGIILIILGIVALVFGGITYTKKEKVIDLGPIEATAEEKKTIPLPPVLGAISLIGGIILLVAGSKKS
- a CDS encoding SDR family NAD(P)-dependent oxidoreductase, translated to MRLSRRTAFVTGANRGIGLEVCRQLGAEGAKVFLGVRRGGKDQLDALLSEGYDVALVSIDTSDSDSIRSALDKLLETGVDILINNAAVLDRGSLFSLSDTEVENVVRTNLLGPMLLARNLAEGMQQRNWGRIVNVTSGMGAISRGLGADSVAYRVTKLALNGFTICLAEALRGTGVLVNSVDPGWVRTSMGGPMAHRTPEEGARAILQAVLLPDSGPSGVFFRDGRKVDW
- a CDS encoding divalent-cation tolerance protein CutA encodes the protein MILSTAGNPEEASRIAEKLVSDHLVACVNIVPGIQSIYWWNNGVQKDQEVLMVMKTEKSRYRDVELAIKSLHSYEVPEIISLPLENGSEGYLKWIENTLKS
- a CDS encoding DMT family transporter: MKVDWRETTGYILIILASCFFGGSASLGKTLMNSGLSTIMLMEIRSVITSVVLLPALLLFGRKHLVVDRKDWVLFLLLGIPGIALVNASYYFAVKTLTVALAVFLQFTAPVLVFLYGWMTRKEKVTQARVLALLLSLLGTFFMVRLHSSDSMNVSGIGVASAFVSTLSFAFYVILSHSLGKRYSSWTITFCGYLVACLFWFTIQNPVETVSTLSRNHLWKGAILFSLFSTLIPFTLFLSGLRRVTPTGGTIASTTETITASVFAYLFLGEGLTVGQLFGGVLIFSAIIIIAYRKAEAAQELSLTT
- a CDS encoding DUF4234 domain-containing protein, translated to MDSLPRIDPTKTCSQCLKSFPPQDLLEYSGALICASCKPSFFQTLRETGQIEGTLKQGNVPLFFPVSKAKLIVLSLCTFGIYEIYWFYKHWSLIKERERSDIKPFWRSIFAIFFCNQLFRSVKESAESNGIACSWKPITISIFFILLAITWRLPDPFWLITFFSFLPLIPVQTTINEINAKVAPLADKNERFTGKNILVIVIGFLWLVLVIIGTFMPQ
- a CDS encoding flippase-like domain-containing protein — its product is MSRKRVLFGFLLASFFLYIFLRNINLGELWNTIRKGDPYWLLLSGFLAFFNYFVRAVRWRFFFDPIKKTSLNNLFRTTIIGFAVSTIFPAKIGEVVRPYLLGSKENISKSTAMATIVVERVFDSASILFLLMIYLVFLVRTEQLSPQAQSSLSELNRAGLLLFAAILGLVLFLYYLKTKPVLVRKMIGKIEKFLPAKIAHSIDDILDSFVQGLSILHDPKILWKISYYSIFFWVLICAGFWAGVRAYVPGFAFFSTFLIMTLLALGVAVPTPGGIGSYHLACQLGLTRFFNVPEAQASAVALVSHALAFIPMTILGLTFLWQEGLSAGKIQKIAEKVPEATEPSATSDQTVQPG